Below is a genomic region from Acidobacteriota bacterium.
AGCCCCGGCATCGTCGCCAGCCGCTTCGCGGCCGTCTATCAGGATGTGCTGACGGAGAGGCGATGAGGCGGGTCCCTCTCGCCCGCGCTACAATGACCCGACATGGACGTTGAGGATCCCGGCGCGCGCCGAGGCGAGTACGCGGAACGCGGCGACTACCATCGCACCCCGGACGAACACTGGGATTATCGCCCCACCTATCTCGCCAAGCTCCGCGCGGTGAAGACGTACCTGGATGGCTTGCCGGCCGGCACGCGTGTGCTGGATGCCGGATGCGGCGAGGGCGTGCTTGTTGATGCGTATGCCGACAGGCTTCGCATTGAGGGTGTGGACCTGAATTACAGGTCGGCGCGAGTTCAGACAGGATCGGTCACCGCCCTGCCGTTTGGCGATCGAACATTCGAACGCGTGTTGTGCCTGGACGTGCTCGAGCACTTGAGGCTCGACGAGCAGGCCCACGCCTTCGAAGAGCTGAGTCGCGTGCTGGAACCCGGCGGCGAGGCACTCGTCTCGGTGCCGAATCTCGCGCACCTCCAGTCCCGCGTGCACTTCCTCTTTACGGGCCGCCTCATCAGGACCGCCAGCGCGGCCAAGCATCCCGGCGATCGCCCAGTGGATGAGTATCTCGCGATGGCCTCGCGGGCGGGATTCACCGTGGCACATCGCCGGGGGATCTTCCCCACCGTGCCGGTGCTTACGGCGCTTGTCAGGCGCAACCCGGTCAGACTGGAATGGCTGCACACCGCCTTGACGCTGTTGCTGCCCATTCGGGGATGGGCGTTCATCAACCTCATCTGGCTTCGGAAGAGACCCGGGGCATGATTCGTCTGGTGATCCGCGCGGCGGTCGCCGCCGTGATTGGCGCGATTCTGGGAGTCGTGTTCGTCGTGGCGTCGTACGCGAGAAACCCCGCCATCGATCTCAACATGGATGCGGACCTGTCGGCGGTCGCGACCGGGTTCTATCCGCCGGAGCACGACGGCCCGCATGCCTTCGTGTGGACCATGCGTCGGGCGGATGTCTCGCTCGCAGGCATTGATCGCCGCGTCAACTGGTCGTGCAGCGTGCGATTTCGAGGTGCGCGCTCGAACGCCATTCCACAGCCCCGGCTGACCCTCGCCGCAGACGGAGGCCCCGGCTCAGTGTTCGAGGCCACCAATGAGTTCTCGGAGGCCGGGATCGCGATACCGATCCGTCGCGGGACATCG
It encodes:
- a CDS encoding methyltransferase domain-containing protein — encoded protein: MDVEDPGARRGEYAERGDYHRTPDEHWDYRPTYLAKLRAVKTYLDGLPAGTRVLDAGCGEGVLVDAYADRLRIEGVDLNYRSARVQTGSVTALPFGDRTFERVLCLDVLEHLRLDEQAHAFEELSRVLEPGGEALVSVPNLAHLQSRVHFLFTGRLIRTASAAKHPGDRPVDEYLAMASRAGFTVAHRRGIFPTVPVLTALVRRNPVRLEWLHTALTLLLPIRGWAFINLIWLRKRPGA